In Paenibacillus sp. 1781tsa1, one DNA window encodes the following:
- the eis gene encoding enhanced intracellular survival protein Eis has protein sequence MEIQKLTVDDFEPAMALSEYAFQVVMSEEQKEKRRSQFSSQDIWGVYEEGQLGAKLHIIPFQTYIHGRSFEMGGIAGVATWPEYRRKGWVAGLLKHALEEMNRNKQSISFLHPFSFGFYRKYGWETYVEFKRYKVPTAHLPMKKATPGTIRRGDPSLNILKEVYSAYAERYNGTLVRDDARWENSVLVNGSSQKAVYYDKADAAQGYLLYEVKENKFTIKEIIYLNEEARQGLWTFIANHDSMIQEVTLQAPASDTLAFQLDNPRIQQEIVPYFMARIVSVEQFISQYPFASQDSPVQIVLQVEDSHAPWNEGVWQLNVAMNGTASIWKTSEPVTDDQTIKVDIQALTAVLMGYRRPTEMARMGRIHGPNTAIKALEQAIPERETYLLDFF, from the coding sequence ATGGAAATTCAAAAATTGACGGTAGATGATTTTGAACCGGCGATGGCACTCTCCGAATATGCTTTTCAAGTAGTAATGAGTGAAGAACAAAAAGAAAAACGGCGGAGTCAATTTTCGTCACAGGATATATGGGGTGTATATGAGGAAGGGCAGCTAGGAGCCAAACTTCACATTATTCCTTTTCAAACCTATATTCATGGTAGATCGTTCGAGATGGGCGGTATTGCGGGTGTAGCCACCTGGCCAGAGTATAGACGCAAAGGTTGGGTAGCGGGTCTGCTGAAGCATGCGTTGGAAGAAATGAATCGTAACAAACAAAGTATATCGTTCTTGCATCCATTCTCTTTTGGTTTCTATCGAAAGTATGGATGGGAGACGTATGTTGAATTTAAACGGTATAAAGTACCTACAGCTCATTTGCCTATGAAAAAAGCGACACCTGGAACAATTCGGCGTGGAGATCCGAGCCTCAACATATTAAAGGAAGTATACAGTGCTTATGCTGAGCGTTATAACGGAACTCTGGTTCGGGATGATGCAAGGTGGGAGAATTCAGTTTTGGTTAATGGAAGCAGCCAGAAGGCTGTATATTACGATAAAGCTGATGCAGCACAAGGTTATCTTTTATATGAGGTTAAGGAAAATAAGTTTACCATTAAAGAGATCATCTATCTGAACGAAGAGGCTAGGCAAGGACTGTGGACCTTCATTGCTAACCATGATTCCATGATCCAGGAAGTTACGTTGCAGGCACCTGCAAGTGATACGCTTGCTTTCCAATTGGATAACCCGCGGATTCAGCAGGAGATCGTACCTTATTTTATGGCGCGTATCGTTAGTGTGGAGCAGTTTATATCCCAGTATCCTTTTGCAAGCCAGGACTCACCGGTGCAGATTGTTCTACAGGTAGAGGATTCCCACGCTCCGTGGAATGAAGGAGTATGGCAATTGAACGTAGCAATGAATGGAACAGCATCCATATGGAAAACTTCGGAGCCAGTTACTGATGATCAGACTATTAAGGTAGATATTCAAGCCCTTACTGCGGTGCTGATGGGATATCGCAGACCAACGGAAATGGCACGAATGGGAAGAATTCACGGACCGAACACAGCAATCAAGGCTCTGGAACAAGCGATACCTGAACGGGAAACCTATTTACTCGATTTCTTTTGA
- the pcrA gene encoding DNA helicase PcrA has product MQPVNIHDAVARLNTPQRQAVEATDGPLLIMAGAGSGKTRVLTHRIAYLIATRKAPPWGILAITFTNKAAREMQDRVSQLVGGSQGRDIWVSTFHSMCVRILRRDIERIGFTSNFSILDSSDQLSVIRSCMKDQNIDTKKFEPKAVQSMMSTAKNELISPEQYEKQAGDYFEGIVAKIYKMYQKRLRANNSLDFDDLIMQTIQLFKEVPEVLDFYQKKFQYIHVDEYQDTNRAQYMLCRMLADSHHRICVVGDSDQSIYRWRGADISNILNFEKDYPEANTILLEQNYRSTSNILNAANEVIGLNTGRKPKKLWTDKEGGSKIKVYRADSEHDEGYFVTSEISKNVKNGKSYQNHAILYRTNAQSRVIEEILIKSDIPYQIVGGIKFYDRKEIKDILAYLRLLSNPDDDISLTRIINVPKRSIGDTTVAKLAAAAGERGISIFRVLQVVDDLGFAGRTRNALVEFYDMIAALHQMVEYLSVTELTEKILEMSQYRLEMQNENTLESRARLENIEEFLSVTMEFEKNNEDKTLVSFLTDLALIADIDSMNDDEEDQSDAVTLMTMHSAKGLEFPVVFIVGMEEGVFPHSRAFMDNEELEEERRLAYVGITRAEEQLFLSCAQMRTLFGRTTANPPSRFLDEIPDELKEDTSMARDRYRRGSSGGGSYGGRGLGSSGGSNFGGGTKLFDHQSKSGSSATSSTPTSRVTTSTSRPTYSTPSSASKPAASSGEAGFKAGDKVQHGKWGTGTIVAVKGTGNDTELQIAFPAPVGVKRLLAGFAPITKVE; this is encoded by the coding sequence ATGCAACCTGTAAATATACATGATGCCGTTGCACGGCTTAACACCCCTCAACGGCAAGCCGTCGAGGCGACGGATGGCCCGTTGCTAATTATGGCCGGTGCGGGCTCCGGCAAGACCCGGGTGCTGACACACCGGATTGCCTACCTCATTGCAACACGGAAAGCACCCCCGTGGGGCATTTTAGCGATTACCTTTACGAATAAAGCCGCTCGTGAGATGCAGGACCGGGTTTCCCAACTCGTAGGTGGCTCCCAGGGCCGCGACATTTGGGTATCCACATTCCACTCCATGTGTGTGCGTATTTTGCGCCGTGATATTGAACGTATTGGCTTTACTTCCAACTTCAGTATTTTGGACTCATCGGACCAATTATCTGTTATTCGCAGCTGTATGAAAGACCAGAATATAGACACAAAGAAATTTGAACCCAAAGCAGTTCAGTCGATGATGAGTACAGCCAAGAATGAACTGATTAGTCCGGAGCAATATGAGAAGCAAGCAGGGGACTATTTCGAGGGTATTGTAGCCAAAATATATAAGATGTATCAGAAACGGTTAAGAGCCAACAACTCACTCGATTTCGATGATCTTATTATGCAGACTATTCAACTGTTCAAGGAAGTACCGGAAGTCCTCGACTTTTATCAAAAGAAATTCCAGTACATTCACGTGGACGAGTATCAGGATACGAACCGTGCACAGTACATGCTGTGCCGCATGCTCGCTGACAGCCACCACCGCATCTGCGTTGTAGGGGATAGTGACCAGTCGATCTATCGCTGGCGTGGAGCGGATATCAGCAATATCTTGAACTTTGAGAAAGACTACCCGGAAGCAAATACGATTTTGCTTGAGCAGAACTATCGTTCAACTTCCAATATCCTGAATGCAGCGAATGAAGTGATCGGCCTCAATACAGGGCGTAAACCGAAGAAACTGTGGACGGACAAAGAGGGTGGTTCGAAGATCAAGGTGTACCGTGCGGATTCCGAACATGATGAGGGGTATTTTGTAACCTCCGAGATTAGTAAAAATGTGAAAAACGGCAAATCCTATCAGAACCATGCCATTTTGTACCGTACCAATGCCCAGTCCCGGGTTATAGAGGAAATTTTGATCAAGTCTGATATTCCGTATCAGATTGTCGGCGGCATCAAGTTCTATGATCGTAAAGAGATCAAGGACATTCTGGCGTATCTGCGCCTGTTATCCAACCCCGACGATGATATCAGTCTTACCCGGATCATTAATGTACCGAAGCGTAGCATCGGGGATACAACAGTAGCGAAGCTGGCGGCTGCGGCAGGAGAGCGTGGAATTTCCATTTTCCGAGTACTTCAGGTCGTGGATGATCTTGGTTTTGCTGGTCGTACGCGTAATGCGCTGGTGGAGTTCTATGACATGATCGCTGCGTTGCATCAGATGGTAGAGTATCTGTCTGTAACTGAACTGACCGAGAAGATTCTTGAGATGAGCCAATATCGTCTTGAGATGCAAAATGAAAATACACTCGAATCCCGTGCACGGCTGGAGAACATTGAAGAGTTCCTGTCGGTAACGATGGAATTTGAGAAAAATAATGAAGACAAAACGCTCGTATCGTTCCTCACCGATCTTGCATTGATTGCTGACATCGACAGCATGAACGATGATGAAGAGGATCAAAGCGACGCTGTTACCCTGATGACCATGCATAGCGCCAAAGGTCTGGAGTTCCCGGTTGTCTTTATCGTGGGTATGGAGGAAGGTGTCTTCCCGCACAGCCGTGCCTTTATGGATAATGAAGAGCTGGAGGAAGAACGCCGACTTGCTTATGTGGGGATTACTCGTGCAGAAGAGCAACTTTTCCTGTCGTGTGCCCAAATGCGTACCTTGTTTGGACGTACCACGGCAAATCCACCTTCCCGCTTCCTGGACGAAATTCCGGATGAGCTGAAGGAAGACACCTCCATGGCTCGTGATCGTTACCGTCGTGGCAGTAGCGGAGGTGGCTCTTATGGTGGACGTGGACTAGGTTCCAGTGGAGGAAGTAACTTCGGTGGTGGCACCAAGCTCTTTGATCACCAAAGCAAGAGCGGGTCATCTGCTACCTCATCCACGCCAACTTCGCGTGTGACCACAAGTACTTCCCGCCCAACATACTCTACGCCATCATCTGCTTCCAAGCCTGCAGCTTCGAGTGGTGAAGCGGGATTCAAGGCGGGGGACAAAGTGCAGCATGGCAAATGGGGGACAGGCACGATTGTTGCAGTTAAAGGGACAGGGAATGATACTGAACTGCAGATTGCTTTCCCGGCTCCGGTTGGCGTGAAACGTTTGCTTGCCGGGTTTGCCCCGATTACCAAAGTAGAATAA
- a CDS encoding heptaprenylglyceryl phosphate synthase: MIDMIKQWRHVFKLDPDREITDEELDLVCMSGTDAIIVGGSSGITYDNTVDLMSRVRRYELPCVLEVSDLEAVVPGFDGYLIPMVLNATDSKWMIGHHQQAIERYGYLIPWDLLIAEGYIVLNANSTVARLTGADTDLTTGAAVAYAQAAERLLHLPIVYMEYSGTFGDMELVGETHRQLERAHLIYGGGIDDPEKAAQAAQVADTIVVGNIVYSDLNKALETVLAVKGTI, encoded by the coding sequence TTGATAGACATGATTAAGCAGTGGAGACACGTATTTAAGCTTGACCCGGATCGGGAGATTACAGACGAAGAACTCGATCTGGTCTGCATGTCGGGGACCGATGCAATTATCGTCGGTGGATCTTCCGGAATTACTTATGATAACACGGTAGACCTGATGTCCCGTGTGCGTCGTTATGAGTTGCCCTGTGTGCTTGAAGTATCCGATCTGGAGGCTGTAGTTCCCGGGTTTGACGGATATCTCATCCCGATGGTCCTGAATGCAACGGACAGCAAATGGATGATTGGGCACCACCAGCAGGCCATAGAGCGTTACGGTTATCTAATCCCATGGGATCTGCTGATTGCCGAGGGTTATATTGTGCTTAATGCAAACTCCACGGTAGCGCGGTTGACCGGTGCAGATACGGATCTGACGACAGGAGCTGCGGTGGCATATGCCCAGGCCGCGGAGCGTCTGCTCCATCTTCCCATTGTATACATGGAGTACAGCGGAACGTTCGGAGATATGGAGCTTGTTGGGGAGACACACAGACAATTGGAGCGGGCACACCTTATCTACGGCGGCGGAATTGATGATCCGGAGAAAGCCGCGCAAGCTGCTCAGGTGGCAGATACCATCGTTGTAGGTAACATCGTGTATAGTGATCTGAACAAAGCACTTGAGACAGTGTTGGCTGTAAAAGGAACCATTTAA
- a CDS encoding molybdopterin-dependent oxidoreductase: protein MKQWLKNRRKGYGKKLVSIHAWNAWIVVILAISGLMLVGGFWREILGIGRVWLKWLHIIVGLAMLAPVVYYLILAGKHWKQLRNRPWQRVNTIFVLALLVGWLLSGIVLWQFKLAGPRWSNAALLIHDLLTWVGLPYIIYHSITRTKWLKDPARRAVKTTTTSTQAQNAADPSDSISDEKETPAAISSSQFDHSSERDSLKPEERPQPLYTRRAFIRSAVGVGLAVTLGPTFISWVGRNLKIDNSIDSMLENDPNRMVPLPQPLSASSPPIGGGAEGHFRVYTVTPIPSFSNANWSFRIDGLVERAQVWNWEQFVKLARTVQVSDFHCVTGWSVYKNTWEGISLAQLLKQAGVKPEAHSVKFYSGDGVYTDAITMDQAQMEDIMVAVMHDGKPIPADLGGPVRLVIPQMYAYKSVKWLNRIELIASEHIGYWEERGYDKDAWLTGASQRIPNNISGS, encoded by the coding sequence TTGAAACAATGGTTGAAGAACAGACGCAAAGGTTACGGCAAAAAGTTGGTTTCCATCCATGCTTGGAATGCCTGGATTGTAGTGATCCTTGCTATATCAGGTCTTATGCTGGTAGGCGGCTTTTGGCGAGAGATACTCGGGATCGGTCGTGTCTGGTTAAAATGGCTACATATCATCGTTGGGCTAGCTATGCTGGCACCCGTGGTATATTACTTGATTTTGGCCGGAAAGCACTGGAAGCAGCTTCGCAATAGACCTTGGCAAAGGGTGAACACCATCTTTGTTCTTGCGCTGCTGGTAGGCTGGCTACTCTCGGGTATTGTGTTATGGCAGTTCAAGCTAGCTGGACCTCGATGGTCGAACGCTGCACTTCTGATCCATGACCTGCTGACTTGGGTGGGCTTACCTTATATCATCTATCACTCAATAACTCGGACCAAGTGGCTAAAGGACCCTGCACGTCGTGCGGTTAAAACCACTACAACTTCAACACAAGCTCAAAATGCAGCTGATCCATCAGATTCAATATCGGATGAAAAAGAAACTCCGGCTGCTATATCTTCTTCCCAATTTGATCATAGTTCCGAGAGAGATTCTCTCAAACCCGAGGAGCGACCTCAGCCGCTGTATACACGCCGAGCTTTCATCCGTTCTGCTGTAGGTGTTGGCCTCGCCGTCACGCTTGGACCTACTTTTATATCCTGGGTAGGACGAAATCTCAAGATTGATAACAGTATCGATAGTATGCTGGAGAACGATCCTAACCGTATGGTTCCTTTGCCACAACCGCTGTCTGCCTCTTCACCTCCCATTGGAGGCGGGGCTGAAGGTCATTTCCGCGTATATACGGTTACGCCTATACCGTCCTTCTCCAATGCTAACTGGTCTTTCCGAATTGATGGATTGGTTGAACGGGCACAAGTCTGGAACTGGGAACAGTTCGTGAAGCTCGCGCGTACCGTACAGGTTAGTGATTTCCACTGTGTAACAGGGTGGTCTGTATATAAAAATACCTGGGAAGGCATCTCACTTGCACAGCTTTTGAAACAAGCGGGGGTAAAGCCGGAAGCTCATAGTGTGAAGTTTTATTCCGGTGATGGTGTGTATACAGATGCGATTACGATGGATCAAGCACAAATGGAGGATATTATGGTGGCTGTCATGCACGATGGCAAACCCATCCCGGCTGATCTTGGCGGTCCGGTACGGCTCGTCATTCCTCAAATGTATGCATACAAATCAGTAAAATGGTTGAATCGCATTGAACTCATCGCCAGCGAACATATCGGTTACTGGGAAGAGCGAGGATATGACAAGGATGCATGGCTTACAGGCGCATCTCAGCGCATCCCTAACAATATAAGTGGATCATGA
- the ligA gene encoding NAD-dependent DNA ligase LigA — translation MDPMHRMEQLVTELNQHNYQYYTMDQPQISDKEYDLLYDELVTLEQESGMVLPDSPTQRVGGELLKGFTPHRHLSSLWSLDKAQNIEQLRSWNTRVLKLINDYNSKNPDTPLPEPGYVIELKFDGLTLNLTYTNGELVQASTRGNGTVGEGILAQVRTIRSVPLKIPYTSGTIEVQGEGIMNLSVLERYNETAAEPLKNARNAAAGALRNLNPKATAERRLNAYFYNVGYSDDIQFANHQQMMDFLRENRFKVNPSITYFHEFDDVMEQLAAIQENRGQLDYLIDGAVIKITDMRTREVLGYTDKFPRWAVAYKFEAEETTTVLNAVVWNVGRTGKVTPLARVEPVELAGVTVQNCTLNNVGDIERKNLKFALGTRVFIRRSNDVIPEILGKVTEESDGEEIVFPEQCPACGFPLEQRGAHLFCNNRLACKPQTVARISHFASRDAMDIETFSEKTAIQLYDELNVREPADLYTLQFDDLVKLERFGEKKANNLLAALELSKDRDLASFLYSLGIPNTGKSTTRMLADHYRNLHAIMNATVEELVELPDVGGIVAESIVTFFADPFTQAAIEKMLNLGVKAQAPEASEVVVVEDSFFSGKTVVLTGTLHQLTREEATQRLEALGAKVTGSVSKKTDLVIAGEKAGSKLTKAHNLGIPTIEDEDELVRLLNPQG, via the coding sequence ATGGACCCGATGCACCGGATGGAGCAACTCGTTACCGAGCTGAACCAGCATAATTATCAGTACTACACGATGGATCAGCCACAGATCAGCGATAAGGAGTATGATCTTCTGTATGATGAACTGGTTACGCTGGAACAGGAAAGCGGCATGGTTCTGCCTGATTCTCCAACACAGCGTGTGGGCGGCGAACTGCTCAAAGGGTTTACCCCACATCGCCATTTATCTTCATTATGGAGTCTGGACAAAGCGCAGAATATTGAGCAGCTGCGCAGCTGGAATACCCGTGTACTGAAACTGATTAACGACTATAACAGTAAAAATCCCGATACACCTTTACCGGAACCAGGTTATGTCATTGAATTGAAATTTGACGGATTGACGCTGAACCTGACGTACACCAACGGTGAGTTGGTACAAGCCTCTACACGAGGGAACGGTACCGTAGGCGAAGGTATTTTGGCACAGGTGAGAACAATCAGATCTGTACCGCTCAAAATTCCTTACACAAGCGGCACGATTGAAGTACAGGGCGAAGGTATCATGAATCTGTCTGTCCTGGAGCGATACAACGAGACAGCGGCAGAACCGCTCAAGAATGCGCGGAATGCAGCAGCAGGAGCACTGCGTAACCTGAATCCAAAGGCGACGGCTGAGCGTAGACTGAATGCTTATTTCTATAACGTAGGTTATTCGGATGACATTCAGTTTGCCAATCATCAGCAGATGATGGATTTCCTGCGTGAGAACCGTTTTAAAGTGAATCCATCCATCACCTACTTCCATGAGTTTGATGATGTGATGGAACAATTGGCTGCGATTCAGGAGAACCGGGGTCAGTTAGACTATCTAATCGATGGGGCTGTTATCAAAATTACAGACATGCGTACCCGCGAGGTATTGGGTTATACCGATAAATTCCCTCGCTGGGCGGTAGCATATAAATTCGAGGCAGAAGAGACCACGACAGTTCTTAATGCTGTGGTATGGAACGTGGGCCGTACTGGCAAAGTAACTCCGCTGGCACGTGTAGAACCGGTTGAACTTGCCGGGGTAACGGTACAGAACTGTACCCTGAACAATGTTGGCGATATTGAGCGCAAAAATCTGAAGTTTGCTCTGGGCACTCGGGTCTTTATTCGCCGCTCCAATGATGTCATTCCAGAAATTCTGGGTAAAGTGACTGAGGAAAGTGATGGCGAGGAGATCGTCTTCCCTGAGCAGTGCCCAGCATGTGGATTCCCGCTCGAGCAACGTGGAGCGCACTTGTTCTGTAACAACAGACTGGCATGCAAACCGCAGACGGTGGCACGTATTTCCCATTTTGCTTCCCGTGATGCCATGGACATTGAGACATTCAGTGAGAAAACAGCGATTCAGCTCTACGATGAATTGAACGTGCGTGAGCCTGCTGATCTGTATACGTTACAGTTTGATGATCTGGTGAAGTTGGAACGGTTTGGTGAAAAGAAAGCGAACAACCTTCTCGCTGCGCTAGAGCTCAGTAAAGATCGAGACTTGGCTTCCTTCTTATACTCACTGGGTATTCCGAACACAGGTAAATCCACCACGCGCATGCTTGCGGATCATTACCGGAATCTGCACGCCATTATGAATGCAACCGTGGAAGAACTGGTTGAACTACCCGATGTGGGTGGTATTGTGGCAGAGAGCATCGTAACTTTCTTTGCAGATCCATTTACACAGGCTGCGATTGAGAAAATGCTCAACTTGGGTGTGAAAGCACAGGCACCTGAGGCGTCAGAAGTTGTTGTTGTGGAAGATTCCTTCTTTAGTGGCAAAACCGTCGTCCTGACGGGAACACTGCACCAACTGACGCGGGAAGAGGCTACGCAAAGACTGGAAGCGCTCGGAGCGAAGGTGACAGGCAGTGTGTCGAAAAAGACAGATCTGGTGATTGCCGGAGAGAAAGCAGGTAGCAAATTGACCAAAGCTCATAATCTCGGTATTCCAACGATTGAGGATGAGGACGAACTTGTACGTCTTTTGAATCCACAGGGTTAG